Proteins encoded by one window of Rhodobacteraceae bacterium IMCC1335:
- a CDS encoding polyprenyl synthetase family protein — MGDQGNIVTKPQDALANLLSKEMAQVNELISQRMASQYAPRIPEVTAHLINAGGKRLRPLLTLASASICGYTGGFHIHLAATVEFIHTATLLHDDVVDESAQRRGRPTANLLWDNKSSILVGDYLFSRAFQLMVDTGSLDVLAILSNASATIAEGEVLQLSASRDLNTNEEIYLQVVRGKTAALFSAATEVGGVIANAPRAVQTALFDYGDALGIAFQIVDDLLDVSGDPDVMGKNIGDDFRERKLTLPFIKAVAKSTADEQAFWKRTIEKGDQQEGDLARALELLKTHHAIEDTRQDALQWSRRAQDALAPLPDHPMKALLATLATYVVERIT; from the coding sequence ATGGGCGATCAAGGGAACATCGTGACCAAACCCCAAGATGCATTGGCAAACTTGCTGTCGAAAGAGATGGCACAGGTCAATGAGCTGATTTCACAGCGCATGGCCTCACAATACGCGCCGCGCATTCCCGAAGTGACCGCGCATTTGATTAATGCAGGTGGCAAGCGTCTGCGCCCCTTACTGACCCTAGCAAGCGCTTCTATCTGCGGCTATACGGGCGGCTTTCATATTCATTTGGCGGCAACGGTCGAATTTATCCATACCGCCACCCTGCTGCATGATGACGTTGTCGATGAAAGCGCGCAGCGGCGCGGGCGACCCACAGCCAATCTACTCTGGGATAACAAATCATCCATATTGGTGGGCGATTATCTGTTTTCGCGGGCCTTTCAATTGATGGTAGATACTGGGTCTCTTGACGTATTGGCCATTTTATCCAACGCCTCTGCCACAATCGCAGAGGGCGAAGTTTTGCAACTCAGCGCCTCGCGCGATCTGAACACCAACGAAGAGATTTATCTGCAAGTGGTCAGAGGTAAAACCGCCGCCCTGTTTTCAGCCGCCACGGAAGTCGGCGGGGTGATTGCAAATGCACCTAGAGCGGTTCAAACCGCTTTGTTTGATTACGGCGATGCTCTGGGAATCGCGTTTCAAATTGTCGATGATCTATTAGATGTTAGCGGCGATCCTGACGTGATGGGCAAGAATATTGGGGATGATTTTCGCGAACGCAAGCTGACCTTACCATTCATCAAAGCCGTTGCGAAATCCACTGCCGATGAACAGGCATTTTGGAAACGCACGATCGAAAAGGGCGACCAGCAAGAGGGTGACCTGGCACGGGCTCTGGAACTCTTAAAAACCCATCATGCGATCGAAGATACCCGCCAAGATGCTTTGCAATGGTCGCGCCGGGCCCAAGACGCCTTGGCCCCGCTGCCCGACCACCCGATGAAGGCGCTTTTGGCGACGCTTGCGACCTATGTGGTCGAACGGATTACTTAA
- a CDS encoding DUF465 domain-containing protein, which translates to MTVVSHVRELRKKHQALSEAVEEAQKSLAIDDLQVATMKKQKLRIKEEIHKLSS; encoded by the coding sequence ATGACAGTTGTTTCGCATGTGCGGGAACTAAGAAAAAAGCACCAAGCTTTGTCAGAGGCAGTTGAAGAGGCACAAAAATCCCTGGCGATTGATGACTTGCAGGTCGCAACCATGAAAAAACAAAAATTACGGATCAAAGAAGAAATTCACAAATTATCGAGTTGA
- a CDS encoding DUF2007 domain-containing protein — translation MQELLRSTDITLIAYAQAILKDAEIAFFELDTNTSVLEGSLGILPRRLMVREDDHASALRLMIAHKIELR, via the coding sequence ATGCAAGAACTGCTCAGAAGCACCGACATCACTTTAATTGCCTATGCGCAGGCGATTCTGAAAGATGCGGAAATTGCTTTTTTTGAATTGGATACAAATACCTCGGTGCTTGAAGGATCTCTGGGGATTTTGCCGCGTCGTTTGATGGTGCGCGAAGACGATCACGCATCGGCGCTGCGCTTGATGATCGCGCATAAGATTGAGCTGCGATGA
- a CDS encoding DUF1045 domain-containing protein has protein sequence MTDQTMFKRYAIYFVPKGELAKFGRAWLGWDCSKGQYISSEKAFAEPLADREYYTKKPRKYGLHATLKAPFRLQATQSETALRSAFRGFCNHQKPTASGNLMLSERGGFLSLRPQMQSAALFELGKHCLEAFDPFRAPLEQSDLDRRRNARLSPRQNQFLHQWGYPYVLQEFQFHITLTSFLSILQRETIIPALKNLLAHELDRPFIIAHLALMGEDRNGQFHILEEANLSG, from the coding sequence ATGACCGACCAAACTATGTTCAAAAGATATGCGATTTATTTTGTTCCCAAGGGGGAATTGGCCAAGTTTGGACGGGCATGGCTGGGCTGGGATTGCAGCAAAGGTCAATATATAAGCTCTGAAAAAGCATTTGCAGAGCCGCTGGCTGACCGAGAATATTATACAAAAAAACCGCGGAAATATGGGCTTCACGCAACCTTAAAAGCCCCTTTTCGACTGCAAGCAACGCAGAGTGAAACCGCCCTGCGCAGCGCATTCCGCGGCTTTTGCAATCATCAAAAACCAACAGCTTCGGGCAATTTAATGCTCTCTGAACGGGGCGGGTTCCTCTCGTTAAGGCCCCAAATGCAATCCGCTGCCCTCTTTGAGCTTGGCAAACACTGCCTTGAAGCGTTTGACCCGTTTCGCGCGCCTTTAGAGCAGAGCGATCTAGACCGTCGCCGCAACGCTCGCCTGAGCCCGCGCCAAAACCAGTTTTTACACCAATGGGGCTATCCCTATGTGCTGCAAGAGTTCCAGTTTCACATTACGTTAACGTCGTTCTTGAGCATTTTACAGCGCGAAACGATCATACCAGCATTAAAGAATTTGTTGGCTCATGAGTTGGACCGCCCCTTTATTATCGCGCATCTTGCCTTAATGGGAGAGGATAGAAACGGCCAATTTCATATTTTGGAAGAAGCCAATCTATCCGGCTAA
- a CDS encoding 4-(cytidine 5'-diphospho)-2-C-methyl-D-erythritol kinase: MAKAFAAAKLNLILHVTGQRSDGYHLLDSYVAMADIGDRITVSPADELSLNCTGPFAPDISSGPDNLVMRAAHLFDISKGAHIQLEKNLPASSGIGGGSSDAAATIRALSQLWSQPVPALAKLLQLGADIPVCMSPQLTRMRGIGDQLEMLGPPPQFPIILVNPRQGVSTPAVFNALASKENPPVLEAMPDPRNREAWLLWLSKQRNDLEVPAQNLVPVIGDVLAALRAAPGVALARMSGSGATCFALMQNDAARDALAVKLAQTHPDWWIASTQICLDRFK; the protein is encoded by the coding sequence ATGGCTAAGGCCTTCGCAGCGGCCAAACTCAACTTGATTTTACACGTTACAGGTCAGCGTAGCGATGGCTATCATCTTTTGGATTCATACGTTGCTATGGCTGATATTGGCGATCGGATTACTGTTTCACCGGCGGATGAGCTGTCTTTAAACTGCACTGGCCCTTTTGCACCTGATATTTCTTCGGGGCCGGACAACTTAGTGATGCGGGCTGCTCATTTGTTTGATATCTCCAAGGGCGCGCATATTCAGTTGGAAAAAAACCTTCCCGCGTCGTCTGGAATTGGCGGCGGCTCAAGCGATGCCGCAGCGACGATACGGGCCTTATCACAGCTGTGGTCCCAGCCTGTGCCCGCCCTTGCCAAACTGCTGCAGCTTGGCGCTGATATACCGGTTTGCATGTCGCCGCAGTTAACCCGGATGCGGGGGATTGGCGATCAATTAGAGATGTTAGGGCCACCGCCGCAATTTCCCATAATTTTGGTCAATCCGCGGCAGGGGGTATCGACGCCGGCGGTGTTCAACGCGCTTGCTTCAAAAGAAAATCCTCCGGTCTTAGAGGCGATGCCTGATCCGCGAAACCGTGAGGCCTGGTTGCTTTGGTTGTCCAAGCAACGCAATGATCTAGAGGTGCCGGCGCAGAACTTGGTTCCAGTTATCGGGGATGTGCTGGCCGCGTTGCGCGCTGCACCCGGCGTGGCTTTGGCGCGTATGTCCGGCTCTGGTGCCACGTGTTTTGCCTTGATGCAAAATGATGCGGCGCGCGATGCGCTTGCTGTAAAGCTGGCGCAAACCCATCCAGATTGGTGGATCGCATCAACCCAGATATGTTTGGACAGGTTTAAGTAA
- a CDS encoding methyltransferase, which yields MTFDSDLHSHDQFLGGRLMVAQPKTGYRAGVDPVLLAASVPAVRGESVLELGCGVGVASLCLAARVPGLAITGVEIQPDAAILASQNAQQNGCKLTVITADIASPPAALRGENFDFVIANPPYFDRAQSSPAPHQARERALGEQTPLKIWVKLAAKRLRPKGYAHFIFRSERLQDFMAVLPDDLGSLQVVPIAPRKGRESGLMLLRARKAGRANFRLMAPLILHEGDRHRHDGDTYTGLVSSVLRNSADLVSIWE from the coding sequence ATGACCTTTGATTCGGATTTGCATAGCCATGACCAGTTTCTAGGTGGCCGTTTGATGGTTGCTCAGCCCAAGACAGGGTATCGCGCGGGGGTTGATCCTGTTTTGCTTGCCGCCTCGGTTCCCGCGGTCAGGGGGGAAAGCGTTTTAGAACTTGGTTGCGGTGTTGGCGTGGCCAGTCTGTGTCTGGCGGCCCGCGTCCCCGGCTTGGCAATAACCGGAGTTGAAATTCAGCCTGATGCCGCGATCCTTGCCTCTCAAAATGCGCAGCAAAATGGTTGCAAATTAACAGTTATCACGGCAGATATCGCCTCCCCTCCAGCCGCGCTACGGGGTGAAAACTTTGATTTCGTGATTGCCAATCCCCCTTATTTTGATCGCGCGCAGAGCAGCCCCGCCCCGCATCAGGCGCGCGAACGCGCCCTGGGAGAGCAAACGCCATTGAAGATTTGGGTTAAGCTTGCCGCCAAACGGTTGCGCCCAAAGGGCTATGCCCATTTTATTTTTCGCAGCGAAAGGCTGCAGGATTTTATGGCTGTCTTACCCGATGATCTGGGCAGCTTACAAGTTGTGCCCATCGCACCGCGCAAAGGACGCGAAAGCGGATTGATGCTTTTGCGCGCGCGCAAAGCCGGCCGAGCCAATTTTCGTCTGATGGCGCCTTTGATACTGCATGAGGGCGATCGCCACCGCCATGATGGTGACACCTATACTGGTTTGGTCAGTTCAGTGTTGCGCAACAGCGCAGATTTGGTGTCGATTTGGGAATAG
- a CDS encoding LacI family DNA-binding transcriptional regulator, giving the protein MSKTPPRSLTLRDVSEACGVSEMTVSRVLRDSGDVSQTTREKVLKAAHDLGYVPNKIAGALASQRVNLIAVIIPSMSNMVFPEVIMGINEVLENTELQAVIGITNYLPETEESVLYKMLSWRPSGVIIAGLEHSERSQKMLQSSGIPIVEIMDIDGTATDCAVGISHWRAGREMAQVILDAGYRKIGFMGTKMPLDHRARKRFEGFSERLLQSGVEIADKEFYSGGSALAKGRDMTNDMLMRSPDLDFLYFSNDMIGAGGLLHLLKQKADIPQKIGLAGFNGVELLQGLPLQLATMDACRLQIGRQAAQIICHRISGALTLGEKIVELTPTLSPGDTLRSA; this is encoded by the coding sequence CCTGCGGCGTTTCTGAAATGACCGTCAGCCGCGTTCTGCGCGACAGCGGCGATGTCTCGCAAACCACCCGCGAAAAGGTGCTCAAAGCCGCCCATGATTTGGGCTATGTACCAAATAAAATAGCCGGCGCTTTGGCAAGCCAAAGGGTGAATCTGATCGCCGTTATCATTCCGTCCATGTCCAACATGGTCTTTCCCGAAGTCATTATGGGGATAAATGAAGTTCTGGAAAATACCGAGCTGCAAGCGGTTATTGGGATCACAAACTACCTGCCAGAAACCGAAGAAAGCGTATTATACAAAATGCTCTCATGGCGCCCGTCTGGCGTTATTATCGCGGGCTTAGAACATTCTGAACGGTCGCAAAAAATGCTGCAATCTTCTGGAATACCAATCGTTGAAATTATGGATATTGACGGCACCGCCACCGATTGCGCCGTGGGTATTTCGCACTGGCGCGCCGGGCGCGAAATGGCGCAGGTTATTCTGGATGCAGGATATCGCAAAATAGGATTTATGGGCACAAAAATGCCTCTCGACCATCGCGCCCGCAAACGCTTTGAAGGCTTTTCAGAAAGACTTTTGCAATCCGGTGTAGAAATCGCTGATAAAGAATTTTATTCGGGGGGCTCTGCCTTGGCGAAAGGGCGCGATATGACCAATGATATGCTCATGCGCTCACCGGATTTAGATTTTTTATATTTCTCAAACGATATGATTGGTGCGGGCGGTCTGTTGCATCTTTTGAAACAAAAGGCCGATATTCCGCAAAAAATTGGTTTAGCAGGCTTTAATGGTGTCGAGTTGCTGCAAGGCCTACCACTGCAATTGGCCACGATGGATGCCTGTCGCTTGCAGATCGGCCGGCAGGCCGCACAAATCATTTGCCATCGGATTTCGGGCGCCTTGACATTGGGTGAAAAAATCGTTGAACTGACGCCAACGCTTTCACCGGGTGACACGCTGCGATCGGCCTAA
- a CDS encoding tetratricopeptide repeat protein, producing the protein MFGAPSFAEGLAGPYLAGRQASLDGRLDASVQYFSKVVAQDSANIMALEQLILAQGALGRFEQALPAAQAFINQGANGQWANLVVIANTAKSQNYSALSRLLQEERGIGHPLIDDLIEAWSLAGSEDYEAAIAKLKVLSKQDQERGLANYHLALIYKVSGDYQAADDRFEALSKDGAQVTRRAILIRLEALMQDGQFDKAGTIFDRFFTEQSDPELDRLKADIGGKRSPKPLLMKTAEDGLAEVFFAVAQILNQEQKDEYSLFHAQLAQFLSAKYTPAALLSAEILVAMRQYDLAIEAYRTIAPVSALFPLAELGRADALRDSGMTEAAIEVLRGLSRSHERLVPAHQALGNLLRSQERYDEAVMAYTAALDLLNPTMKSAWRLFYARGMANERMGDWPAAEQDFRQALALQPDHPQVLNYLGYSLVEKRQKLDEALEMIQTAVDKQPESGYIVDSLGWVFYRLGRFEEALPHLERAAELMPIDPIVNDHLGDVFWEVGRKREAVFQWRRALSFDPEETDRKRILRKLEVGLERVLEEEAEALLSTANQDG; encoded by the coding sequence ATGTTTGGCGCCCCGTCTTTTGCGGAGGGGTTGGCCGGGCCGTATCTTGCGGGCCGTCAAGCCAGTTTGGATGGTCGGCTGGACGCGTCTGTTCAGTATTTCTCAAAAGTTGTTGCGCAGGATAGCGCTAATATAATGGCGCTTGAACAGCTGATTTTGGCGCAGGGTGCATTGGGGCGGTTTGAGCAGGCCTTACCCGCTGCTCAAGCCTTCATAAATCAAGGCGCCAATGGCCAATGGGCCAATTTGGTGGTGATTGCAAATACTGCCAAGTCTCAAAATTATTCAGCCCTGTCGAGGCTGTTGCAAGAAGAGCGCGGGATTGGTCATCCCCTTATTGATGATTTGATTGAAGCTTGGTCATTGGCCGGTAGCGAGGATTATGAAGCAGCGATCGCGAAGTTGAAAGTATTGTCTAAGCAGGATCAGGAACGCGGGCTCGCTAATTATCATCTGGCGTTGATTTATAAAGTGTCAGGCGATTATCAGGCTGCCGATGACCGCTTTGAAGCATTGTCAAAAGATGGCGCGCAAGTGACGCGCAGAGCGATTTTAATCAGGCTCGAGGCTTTGATGCAGGATGGTCAGTTTGATAAGGCTGGTACAATCTTTGACAGATTTTTCACCGAGCAATCTGACCCTGAGCTTGATCGGCTGAAAGCTGATATTGGGGGGAAACGATCGCCAAAACCTTTGCTGATGAAAACGGCTGAGGATGGGCTGGCTGAGGTCTTCTTTGCGGTTGCGCAAATCCTCAACCAAGAGCAAAAAGATGAATACAGCTTGTTTCACGCGCAATTGGCGCAGTTTCTCTCTGCTAAATACACCCCGGCCGCGCTGCTGAGCGCCGAAATTTTAGTGGCAATGCGGCAATATGATCTGGCGATAGAGGCCTATCGGACAATTGCCCCCGTTTCCGCGCTGTTTCCCTTGGCTGAGCTGGGGCGCGCGGATGCATTGCGCGACAGTGGAATGACCGAGGCGGCAATCGAGGTATTGCGCGGATTATCCCGTAGCCATGAAAGATTAGTGCCGGCCCATCAGGCGTTGGGCAATTTGCTGCGCAGTCAAGAACGCTATGATGAGGCGGTTATGGCCTATACGGCTGCCTTAGATCTTTTGAACCCCACCATGAAAAGCGCGTGGCGGCTGTTTTACGCGCGCGGCATGGCCAATGAGCGGATGGGCGATTGGCCCGCGGCCGAACAGGATTTCCGGCAAGCGCTGGCGTTACAGCCCGATCATCCTCAGGTTTTGAATTATCTTGGCTATTCGTTGGTGGAAAAGCGTCAAAAGCTTGATGAAGCTCTGGAGATGATCCAAACTGCGGTCGATAAGCAGCCAGAAAGTGGTTATATTGTCGATAGTTTGGGCTGGGTTTTTTATCGCCTTGGCCGCTTTGAGGAGGCCTTGCCGCATTTGGAAAGAGCGGCAGAATTGATGCCGATCGATCCGATCGTGAACGACCATCTTGGGGATGTATTTTGGGAGGTGGGGCGCAAGCGTGAGGCGGTGTTTCAATGGCGGCGGGCTTTGTCATTCGATCCTGAAGAAACAGATCGAAAACGGATTCTGCGCAAGTTAGAGGTCGGATTGGAGCGCGTTTTGGAAGAAGAGGCAGAGGCGTTGCTCTCGACGGCCAATCAAGATGGCTAA